Proteins found in one Hevea brasiliensis isolate MT/VB/25A 57/8 chromosome 18, ASM3005281v1, whole genome shotgun sequence genomic segment:
- the LOC110643529 gene encoding serine/threonine-protein kinase SRK2E, with product MDRSAVTVGPGMDMPIMHDSDRYELVRDIGSGNFGVARLMRDKQTDELVAVKYIERGEKIDENVQREIINHRSLRHPNIVRFKEVILTPTHLAIVMEYASGGELFERICNAGRFSEDEARFFFQQLISGVSYCHAMQVCHRDLKLENTLLDGSPAPRLKICDFGYSKSSVLHSQPKSTVGTPAYIAPEVLLKKEYDGKIADVWSCGVTLYVMLVGAYPFEDPEEPKNFRKTIHRILNVQYSIPDYVHISPECQHLISRIFVADPAKRISIPEIRNHEWFLKNLPADLMDVNTMNNQFDEPDLPMQSIDEIMQIISEATIPAAGARSLNQYLTGSLDIDDDMEEDLESDPELDMDSSGEIVYAM from the exons ATGGATCGTTCGGCGGTTACCGTAGGTCCCGGTATGGATATGCCGATTATGCACGATAGTGACCGTTACGAGCTGGTGCGAGATATCGGGTCTGGGAATTTCGGAGTGGCGAGATTGATGAGAGATAAGCAGACTGACGAGCTCGTTGCCGTCAAGTATATCGAGAGAGGTGAGAAG ATAGATGAAAATGTACAAAGGGAAATTATTAACCACAGGTCATTGAGGCATCCTAACATTGTCAGATTCAAAGAG GTCATATTAACACCAACACACCTGGCTATTGTGATGGAGTATGCATCTGGTGGAGAACTTTTTGAGCGGATATGCAATGCAGGCCGCTTCAGTGAAGATGAG GCACGCTTTTTCTTCCAACAACTTATATCGGGAGTTAGCTACTGCCATGCAATG CAAGTATGTCACCGTGACTTAAAATTGGAGAATACGTTGTTGGATGGAAGCCCCGCACCTCGTCTTAAGATTTGTGACTTTGGTTACTCTAAG TCATCTGTGCTCCATTCACAACCAAAATCTACTGTTGGAACTCCTGCATATATTGCACCTGAAGTGTTACTTAAGAAGGAATACGATGGCAAG ATTGCAGATGTATGGTCTTGTGGGGTAACTTTATATGTAATGTTGGTGGGAGCATATCCTTTTGAGGACCCTGAGGAGCCTAAGAATTTTCGCAAGACAATACAT CGAATTTTGAATGTCCAGTACTCCATTCCTGACTATGTTCATATATCTCCTGAGTGCCAGCACTTGATCTCAAGAATATTTGTGGCTGATCCTGCAAAG AGGATAAGCATACCTGAGATTAGGAACCACGAATGGTTTCTGAAGAATCTTCCAGCAGATCTTATGGATGTAAATACAATGAACAACCAGTTTGATGAGCCTGATCTGCCCATGCAGAGCATTGATGAAATAATGCAGATAATTTCTGAAGCCACCATCCCAGCCGCTGGTGCCCGTAGTCTCAATCAATATCTGACTGGCAGCCTGGACATTGATGATGACATGGAGGAGGATCTAGAGAGTGATCCTGAACTTGACATGGATAGTAGTGGAGAGATagtatatgcaatgtga
- the LOC110643528 gene encoding pentatricopeptide repeat-containing protein At2g15820, chloroplastic: MFLGRTQESALTVLHNFNNSLVNPNPHITLTLPMRTSLFSSLSFLRSFTISLSCHHLHLLTRQPLFLLRFPTSSLTHHNRLPFRSLKCFNISTEQLACESHSPSAYEEKWDFSSHIDNETDIFKFDDDPGYSGAGGDKKHMDSPALEVRELEELPEQWRRARLAWLCKQLPAHKAGTLVRILNAQKKWMRQEDATYVAVHCMRIREHEAGFRVYKWMIQQHWYQFDFALATKLADYMGKEGKFAKCREIFDSIINQGLVPSESTFHILVIAYLSAPVQGCLEEACSIYNRMIQLGGYQPRLSLHNSLFRALISKPGGHSKHYLKQAEFIFHNLVTSGLEIQKNVYGGLIWLHSYQDNIDKGRIASLREEMKQAGIEEDKELLLSVLRACSREGDVEEAERAWLKLLRIDGGLPTQAFVYRMEVFAKVGEYLKSLEIFREMQESLGSASVAAYHKIMEVLCQAQEMELAELLMQEFIKCGMKPLMPAFIDLMNMYLNLNLHDKLKSAFSACLETCRPNRTIYNIYLDSLVKSGDLHKAEDTFNHMCSNETVGVDTRSCNIILKGYLSSGDYMKAEKIYDLMCQKKYDIESSLMEKLDYILSLSRKEVKKLVSLKLSKDQREILVGLLLGGLQIDSDEERKKHKIRFEFNETSSTHSVLRRRLYGQYHEWLHPSCKLSDGSGDVSYRFSTISHSYFGFYADQFWPKGRAMIPNLINRWLTPQVLAYWYMYGGHRTSSGDILLKLKGSREGVAKVVENLKAKSLNCRVKRKGRVFWIGFLGSDSTWFWKLVEPYILDDLKDFLRAGDKTWENNAAENTHFNSGSDFDEGASECSDNDNS, encoded by the exons ATGTTTCTGGGCAGAACCCAAGAGTCCGCTCTCACCGTTCTACACAATTTTAATAATTCCCTCGTAAACCCTAATCCCCACATAACCCTCACTCTCCCCATGCGTACTTCCCTTTTCTCATCTCTCTCCTTCCTCCGCTCTTTCACTATTTCCCTCTCTTGCCACCACCTCCATCTCTTAACCCGGCAACCCCTCTTCCTTCTCCGTTTTCCCACATCCTCTCTTACCCATCACAATCGTCTCCCATTTCGGAGTctaaagtgtttcaatatttcCACTGAACAGTTGGCGTGCGAATCCCATTCTCCTTCCGCATATGAAGAGAAATGGGACTTCTCAAGCCACATCGACAACGAAACTGACATTTTTAAATTCGACGATGATCCGGGTTATTCGGGCGCTGGTGGAGATAAGAAGCACATGGATTCACCGGCGCTTGAGGTCAGGGAGTTGGAGGAGTTGCCGGAGCAATGGAGGCGAGCGAGATTGGCCTGGCTGTGTAAACAGTTGCCGGCGCACAAGGCGGGAACTTTGGTGAGGATACTTAACGCCCAGAAAAAGTGGATGAGGCAGGAGGATGCTACCTATGTTGCGGTTCATTGTATGCGCATTCGCGAACACGAGGCTGGGTTTAGG GTGTACAAATGGATGATTCAGCAACACTGGTATCAATTTGATTTTGCTCTGGCTACAAAGCTAGCAGATTACATGGGCAAGGAAGGAAAGTTTGCAAAATGCAGGGAGATATTTGACAGTATCATCAATCAGGGACTTGTGCCTAGCGAGTCCACATTTCACATTTTGGTTATTGCATATCTTAGTGCACCAGTACAAGGCTGCTTGGAAGAAGCATGTAGCATTTACAATCGCATGATTCAGTTGGGTGGTTACCAGCCGCGACTCAGTTTGCACAATTCTCTCTTTAGAGCTCTTATAAGCAAACCAGGAGGACATTCAAAACATTATCTCAAGCAGGCTGagtttatttttcataatttggTGACATCTGGACTTGAGATACAGAAGAATGTTTATGGTGGCCTAATTTGGCTACATAGCTATCAAGACAACATAGATAAAGGAAGGATTGCATCACTAAGGGAAGAGATGAAGCAAGCAGGAATAGAAGAGGACAAGGAACTGCTTTTATCTGTTCTGAGAGCTTGCTCAAGGGAGGGTGATGTGGAGGAAGCAGAAAGAGCTTGGCTCAAACTCCTCAGGATTGATGGTGGTCTCCCCACACAAGCTTTTGTGTATAGGATGGAAGTCTTTGCTAAGGTTGGAGAATATTTGAAATCTTTGGAGATATTCAGGGAAATGCAGGAGAGTTTGGGCTCTGCTAGTGTTGCAGCGTATCATAAAATCATGGAAGTGTTATGTCAAGCTCAGGAAATGGAATTAGCAGAATTGCTTATGCAGGAGTTCATTAAGTGTGGTATGAAGCCCCTTATGCCAGCTTTTATTGATCTGATGAATATGTACCTTAATTTAAATTTGCATGATAAACTGAAGTCAGCTTTCTCTGCATGCCTCGAGACCTGTCGACCAAACCGGACTATTTACAACATATACCTGGATTCTTTGGTAAAATCCGGTGATCTTCACAAAGCAGAAGATACCTTCAACCATATGTGTAGTAATGAAACTGTTGGTGTTGACACCAGATCATGCAACATTATTCTAAAAGGGTACCTCTCTTCTGGAGATTATATGAAGGCAGAGAAGATATATGATCTGATGtgccagaagaaatatgatatTGAGTCCTCATTGATGGAAAAGCTTGACTATATACTGAGCTTGAGCAGGAAAGAGGTTAAGAAGCTTGTAAGCCTCAAGCTAAGCAAAGATCAGAGAGAAATTTTAGTGGGATTGCTGCTAGGTGGTTTGCAAATTGATTCAGATGAAGAAAGGAAGAAACACAAGATTCGGTTTGAGTTCAATGAGACTTCTAGCACACATTCTGTTTTAAGGAGACGTTTATACGGCCAATACCATGAGTGGTTACATCCCTCCTGTAAGCTTAGTGATGGTAGTGGTGATGTATCTTACAGATTTTCTACTATCTCGCACTCTTACTTTGGTTTCTACGCAGATCAGTTTTGGCCAAAAGGTCGGGCCATGATACCAAATCTAATCAATAGGTGGTTGACACCACAAGTTCTTGCATATTGGTATATGTATGGTGGGCACAGAACATCATCTGGGGATATCTTGTTGAAGCTTAAAGGAAGTAGGGAGGGGGTGGCGAAGGTGGTTGAAAATTTGAAAGCGAAATCTCTCAATTGCAGGGTGAAGAGAAAAGGGAGAGTTTTTTGGATAGGCTTTTTAGGAAGTGATTCCACATGGTTCTGGAAACTTGTGGAACCTTATATTTTAGATGATTTGAAAGATTTTCTAAGAGCAGGTGATAAGACCTGGGAGAATAATGCAGCTGAAAATACACACTTTAATAGTGGATCTGATTTTGATGAGGGGGCATCTGAATGCAGTGATAATGACAATTCATAG
- the LOC110643554 gene encoding transcription factor HRS1 isoform X1 has protein sequence MGSIPPELSLDFRPTYVPKTISDCLKEVSMIGDVSEKVSKLDGFLKGLEEEMRKIDAFKRELPLCMLLLNDAILFLKAESIQCAASNNQPVLEEFIPLKKNCNDDDDDDDDDDEQDCPIKMEKDSRDKKNWMSSVQLWNTNDHPSTDNIFDQKQNLKLEAETTKKGNQFAHEDTFQACKSRSAARTFMPFRTYSGLSRKEDNNTSEELPVPGLSLLTPGIKNLRAESGSTGSRISCSRAVSCSAPNPQSNLRNGPQPSQQQTARKQRRCWSPELHRRFVNALQQLGGSQAATPKQIRELMQVDGLTNDEVKSHLQKYRLHTRRMPPATAAPANRSVVVLGGLWMSQDQYGDSSKATSSQSGSPQGPLQLAGNTGGTSTTGGDSMENDEDAKSEGYSWKSHIQRSGKDDGFLDKSSICLQERPRKERNFEGTQLAFHLELLS, from the exons ATGGGTTCGATTCCTCCTGAACTGAGCTTGGATTTTAGGCCAACTTATGTGCCCAAAACTATCAGTGATTGCCTCAAGGAGGTATCGATGATCGGGGACGTTTCGGAGAAGGTCTCCAAACTTGACGGTTTTCTCAAAGGATTGGAAGAGGAAATGAGGAAGATCGATGCGTTTAAGCGCGAGCTCCCTCTTTGCATGCTTCTATTGAATGACG CAATTCTATTTTTGAAGGCAGAGTCAATACAATGTGCAGCATCAAATAATCAACCAGTTTTAGAAGAATTCATCCCATTGAAGAAAAACtgtaatgatgatgatgatgatgatgacgaTGACGATGAACAAGATTGTCCGATCAAAATGGAAAAAGACTCTAGAGACAAGAAAAATTGGATGAGCTCTGTTCAGTTGTGGAACACTAATGATCATCCCTCTACCGATAATATCTTTGATCAAAAACAAAATCTCAAACTAGAGGCCGAG ACAACTAAGAAAGGAAATCAATTTGCACATGAGGATACATTCCAGGCCTGCAAAAGCAGGAGTGCAGCAAGAACATTTATGCCATTTAGGACCTACTCTGGTTTATCAAGGAAGGAGGATAATAATACAAGTGAGGAATTGCCGGTTCCTGGTCTCTCTCTCTTAACTCCTGGAATCAAGAACTTAAGGGCAGAATCTGGCTCTACAGGTTCAAGAATCAGTTGTAGTAGAGCAGTTTCCTGTTCTGCCCCTAATCCTCAATCAAATTTACGAAATGGTCCACAACCATCTCAGCAACAAACTGCTAGGAAGCAGAGGAGGTGCTGGTCCCCAGAGTTGCATCGCCGGTTTGTCAATGCTTTACAACAACTTGGAGGCTCTCAAG CTGCTACTCCAAAGCAGATTAGAGAACTAATGCAAGTTGATGGCTTGACCAATGACGAAGTGAAGAGTCATTTGCAA AAATACCGACTTCATACACGAAGAATGCCACCAGCTACAGCTGCCCCTGCAAACCGATCTGTTGTTGTTTTGGGGGGTTTGTGGATGTCCCAAGATCAGTATGGTGACTCCTCGAAGGCTACCAGTTCCCAGTCCGGCTCTCCTCAAGGTCCCCTGCAGTTGGCAGGAAACACTGGAGGGACCTCTACTACTGGAGGTGATAGCATGGAAAATGATGAGGATGCTAAATCTGAGGGCTATAGCTGGAAAAGTCATATTCAGAGATCAGGAAAAGATGAT GGATTTCTTGACAAATCCTCCATCTGTTTGCAAGAAAGGCCAAGGAAGGAAAGAAACTTTGAAGGAACACAGCTAGCTTTCCACCTGGAGTTATT GTCTTGA
- the LOC110643554 gene encoding transcription factor HRS1 isoform X2 encodes MGSIPPELSLDFRPTYVPKTISDCLKEVSMIGDVSEKVSKLDGFLKGLEEEMRKIDAFKRELPLCMLLLNDAILFLKAESIQCAASNNQPVLEEFIPLKKNCNDDDDDDDDDDEQDCPIKMEKDSRDKKNWMSSVQLWNTNDHPSTDNIFDQKQNLKLEAETTKKGNQFAHEDTFQACKSRSAARTFMPFRTYSGLSRKEDNNTSEELPVPGLSLLTPGIKNLRAESGSTGSRISCSRAVSCSAPNPQSNLRNGPQPSQQQTARKQRRCWSPELHRRFVNALQQLGGSQAATPKQIRELMQVDGLTNDEVKSHLQKYRLHTRRMPPATAAPANRSVVVLGGLWMSQDQYGDSSKATSSQSGSPQGPLQLAGNTGGTSTTGGDSMENDEDAKSEGYSWKSHIQRSGKDDEKDKIW; translated from the exons ATGGGTTCGATTCCTCCTGAACTGAGCTTGGATTTTAGGCCAACTTATGTGCCCAAAACTATCAGTGATTGCCTCAAGGAGGTATCGATGATCGGGGACGTTTCGGAGAAGGTCTCCAAACTTGACGGTTTTCTCAAAGGATTGGAAGAGGAAATGAGGAAGATCGATGCGTTTAAGCGCGAGCTCCCTCTTTGCATGCTTCTATTGAATGACG CAATTCTATTTTTGAAGGCAGAGTCAATACAATGTGCAGCATCAAATAATCAACCAGTTTTAGAAGAATTCATCCCATTGAAGAAAAACtgtaatgatgatgatgatgatgatgacgaTGACGATGAACAAGATTGTCCGATCAAAATGGAAAAAGACTCTAGAGACAAGAAAAATTGGATGAGCTCTGTTCAGTTGTGGAACACTAATGATCATCCCTCTACCGATAATATCTTTGATCAAAAACAAAATCTCAAACTAGAGGCCGAG ACAACTAAGAAAGGAAATCAATTTGCACATGAGGATACATTCCAGGCCTGCAAAAGCAGGAGTGCAGCAAGAACATTTATGCCATTTAGGACCTACTCTGGTTTATCAAGGAAGGAGGATAATAATACAAGTGAGGAATTGCCGGTTCCTGGTCTCTCTCTCTTAACTCCTGGAATCAAGAACTTAAGGGCAGAATCTGGCTCTACAGGTTCAAGAATCAGTTGTAGTAGAGCAGTTTCCTGTTCTGCCCCTAATCCTCAATCAAATTTACGAAATGGTCCACAACCATCTCAGCAACAAACTGCTAGGAAGCAGAGGAGGTGCTGGTCCCCAGAGTTGCATCGCCGGTTTGTCAATGCTTTACAACAACTTGGAGGCTCTCAAG CTGCTACTCCAAAGCAGATTAGAGAACTAATGCAAGTTGATGGCTTGACCAATGACGAAGTGAAGAGTCATTTGCAA AAATACCGACTTCATACACGAAGAATGCCACCAGCTACAGCTGCCCCTGCAAACCGATCTGTTGTTGTTTTGGGGGGTTTGTGGATGTCCCAAGATCAGTATGGTGACTCCTCGAAGGCTACCAGTTCCCAGTCCGGCTCTCCTCAAGGTCCCCTGCAGTTGGCAGGAAACACTGGAGGGACCTCTACTACTGGAGGTGATAGCATGGAAAATGATGAGGATGCTAAATCTGAGGGCTATAGCTGGAAAAGTCATATTCAGAGATCAGGAAAAGATGAT GAGAAagataaaatttggtaa